In Debaryomyces hansenii CBS767 chromosome A complete sequence, a genomic segment contains:
- a CDS encoding DEHA2D13024p (similar to CA4452|IPF3514 Candida albicans IPF3514): MSTLLLDSLSSETTLFTDSGKDSLDGILGVCDNFLEELKSTKAALEEQLVEEENGVDRDNKDDPFENLQKSSDNWYNESIVYLKTYNASINKFSKNILNNSKFNVDLDEAYTYPLNLNNFPVKYNQHDLTESPTNLTPDITNDIRAIKLQNHGELIKAIIIHLLKIGQCDLVKDMIKEIDPEGTLMVDETLLEKFKLLNEIVDDIVVRHDLSKVLHWFKDKYNSDKSGSRGVGGISQPIRLSHHYEIEFKFHMLQFTILLNGDQEKRSFDSDRVLAAYLYAKDNFSKFFKDYLHEISPLMTLLLFKTTQDENNSQQYMANMLSEFITKMKQSFNADQNSRTGQYKQSQFIGEILANFENIHGNQSIFVNLSNEFISDYCKDLNLSNDSSIFQSVLAGFINLPSFYKYNKIQMKLNKVSKVSQSITTLPTPGNDTTGNNGTSYGISSGDGTIVNFEASYHYDLPFQLPDSNKFLFNYHPIFICPVSKEQLIPITLDDEYQLDQEHITKKIKMTQANADILSFMQNPVVVLKFCQHLALRDSVWQLSKKGSEIFKCHYCYKKHKFSDVSDAYFIDL, translated from the coding sequence ATGAGTACGCTTTTACTAGATAGTCTATCGTCAGAGACTACTCTATTTACGGATAGTGGGAAGGATAGTTTGGATGGTATTTTAGGGGTGTGTGACaatttcttggaagaattgaaacTGACAAAAGCGGCCTTGGAAGAACAGttagttgaagaagaaaatggaGTAGATCGCgataataaagatgatcCGTTTGAGAACCTACAGAAATCGTCGGACAATTGGTATAATGAGTCTATCGTGTATCTTAAGACTTACAATGCTAGTATTAATAAGTTTCTGAAAAATATCCTTAACAACAGCAAATTTAACGTAGATTTAGATGAGGCATATACATACCCCCTtaatttgaacaattttccagttaaatataatcaaCATGACTTAACAGAGTCTCCAACAAACTTGACTCCCGATATTACAAATGATATTAGGGCGATTAAATTGCAAAACCACGGTGAATTGATTAAAgcaattattattcatttattgaagattggACAATGTGATCTTGTTAAGGACATGATTAAGGAAATCGACCCAGAAGGTACCTTGATGGTTGATGAAACTCTTCTTGAAAAGTTCAAGCTCttgaatgaaattgttgacGATATTGTTGTGAGGCACGATTTATCTAAGGTATTGCACTGGTTCAAAGATAAGTATAATTCCGACAAAAGTGGGTCTCGTGGTGTTGGAGGTATTTCCCAACCAATTAGGCTATCTCACCACTACGAaatagaattcaaatttcatATGCTTCAATTCACCATACTTCTTAACGGGGACCAGGAAAAACGTTCATTTGATCTGGACAGAGTGTTGGCAGCTTACTTATATGCAAAAGATAATTTTTCCAagtttttcaaagattatCTCCATGAAATCTCTCCACTTATGACGTTACTTTTGTTTAAAACCACTCaggatgaaaataattccCAACAATACATGGCCAATATGCTTTCAGAATTCATTACTAAAATGAAACAATCTTTTAATGCGGATCAAAATAGCAGGACGGGACAGTATAAACAGTCTCAGTTTATTGGAGAAATCTTAGCCAACTTCGAGAATATTCACGGCAACCAGTCCATTTTTGTTAATCTCTCAAATGAATTCATATCAGATTATTGTAAAGACTTGAATCTATCGAATGACTCTTCCATATTTCAAAGTGTTCTTGCTGGCTTTATCAACTTGCCTAGCTTTTATAAGtacaataaaattcaaatgaaattgaacaaagTCTCGAAAGTTTCCCAATCAATTACCACTTTACCAACTCCTGGTAACGATACCACTGGAAATAATGGTACGAGCTACGGAATTTCAAGCGGAGATGGTACGATTGTCAATTTTGAAGCAAGCTACCATTATGACCTACCATTTCAATTACCAGATTCAAATAAGTTTCTATTTAATTACCACCCGATATTTATTTGTCCCGTATCCAAAGAACAATTGATTCCAATAACACTAGATGACGAATACCAACTCGATCAAGAACATATaacgaagaagataaagatGACTCAAGCTAATGCTGATATATTGAGTTTTATGCAAAACCCTGTAGTggttttgaaattttgcCAGCATTTAGCTTTAAGAGATAGTGTGTGgcaattatcaaaaaaagGCTCTGAAATTTTTAAGTGTCACTACTGCTATAAGAAGCATAAGTTCTCAGATGTTAGTGATGCATATTTTATTGACTTATGA
- a CDS encoding DEHA2D13046p (similar to uniprot|Q03071 Saccharomyces cerevisiae YPL046c Elongin C transcription elongation factor): MSNDSDIDSSYVTLVSADNFKFIVLKEVASISSVLRSTQGFEEGKTGKINLDMDGDILECVVEYLYYHYKYRDQAESGNVPEFNIPTHLALELLVKADFLDI; encoded by the coding sequence ATGTCAAACGATTCAGATATCGACTCTTCATATGTTACTTTGGTATCTGCTGACAACTTTAAGTTTATAGTGCTTAAGGAGGTAGCGCTGATTTCGTCTGTGTTGAGAAGCACGCAAGGGTTTGAAGAGGGCAAAACAGGAAAGATTAATCTAGATATGGATGGAGATATCTTGGAATGTGTGGTGGAATACCTATACtatcattataaatatagagATCAAGCTGAATCAGGAAATGTTCctgaatttaatattccTACCCACCTTgcattagaattattggtAAAAGCTGATTTTTTGGACATTTAA
- a CDS encoding DEHA2D13068p (similar to CA4450|IPF3518 Candida albicans IPF3518), translated as MLANPRLGWQKLQDVYYCLRPCYETLNWSIENIYSNYRIAISTNTTLIALASRFVPHPNVIDIYSLSGDKIWSVIFNSTATEHIVDYVFRNEELCVVLNSQKFRYYQDFKGNFSEHSYTKNLITLDDTGINNPLNGSNRKDNSNRAGNFAPQSQFITDLESNQQEEVFQIREVKIWGNFLVLKLTNRFIITNLDTFANYQIPFEISLASKMHCVNPLHFDDESLNMLVSFDKTIISIKIDLRLSNYEIIDHGLTEGPFTQLTASPNGQLIALFNSQVERIFVISNKFDQVLLEYDTSNDSSSPYQVEWCGNDAIVLSLKDELKLIGPGQNSISFFYDIIDEEDFDLDSLSRSNQNEEFSFTIPIFKTEPDGLKIITKKKVEFLSRVPDVSINLHQIGSSHPSSILLDCIDKLSQHASKSDTNISLLKSDDSLLLAINDCLKASLNEFNQSWQKKMLKAVSFGKAYYDDYYNADEYLKTLNYLKVLNQLGSSELGIFLTYNELLSIGWEELIQMLLRRDLHFLALKVIDLLDLQNLKELVYIHWCCYKIRKEMNMSDMELFEIISKKLTSAIGPNIKNSRNYISVDKISNVAYEEGRINLCKLLINFSPSAVKKVNQFLKFGEFELALIKSFQSGDYDLCRLLLLHLRDILSVSQFFKILNQNEQKGLITDTSNKEFKDKGSSNEFLFISGDLIGNFWVESIGKFNKSSLKKFYKQEDKTSDLKLLEVKSFISKSDVDETENESYYDTYKLQLSKLTGRTTNKKSARIYQREIEILELKKRLSETYQVNFFKEESVNPILIKLIQMHQIKPALKIVKELKIRQEKFWYLVLDAYTKNKEFDKLYQFVSHRSDSKSDKPIFKSPIGFKPFVETCMAYNGPKDQISIYINNCSDIHYSEKVEMYMQNEDLISAANEAFKYKDINLLKVIKENAMNLGNGHENMLNVVKSYITRLGY; from the coding sequence ATGCTAGCTAATCCAAGACTTGGGTGGCAGAAGCTTCAAGATGTTTACTACTGTCTCCGACCATGTTACGAGACATTAAATTggtcaattgaaaatatttattccAATTATAGGATAGCGATATCAACAAATACGACACTAATTGCGTTGGCATCGAGGTTTGTTCCACATCCAAATGTCATAGACATATATTCGTTGAGTGGAGATAAAATATGGTCCGTTATTTTTAACAGTACTGCTACAGAACATATAGTGGATTACGTATTTAGAAACGAGGAATTATGTGTCGTTTTGAACAGCCAAAAGTTCAGATACTATCAAGATTTCAAAGGTAACTTTAGCGAACATTCGTATACCAAGAACCTAATAACTCTTGATGATACAGGCATAAATAATCCATTAAACGGGCTGAATAGAAAGGATAATTCTAATCGGGCAGGTAATTTTGCTCCGCAACTGCAATTTATAACTGATTTGGAGAGTAACCAACAAGAGGAAGTGTTTCAAATCCGTGAAGTTAAGATTTGGGGAAATTTTCTAGTCTTAAAGTTGACTAATAGGTTCATAATCACAAACTTAGATACGTTTGCGAACTACCAAATACCGTTCGAAATCTCGTTGGCTTCTAAGATGCATTGTGTCAATCCGTTGCATTTCGACGATGAGTCTTTAAATATGCTTGTCAGTTTTGATAAGACAATAATTCTGATAAAGATAGACTTGAGGTTGAGTAATTACGAAATTATAGATCACGGTTTGACTGAAGGACCTTTTACACAATTGACAGCATCACCCAATGGTCAGTTGATTGCATTGTTTAATTCTCAAGTCGAAAGGATATTTGTCATaagtaataaatttgaCCAAGTCTTACTCGAATATGACACTTCTAATGATTCCTCTTCGCCATATCAAGTAGAATGGTGTGGAAATGATGCTATTGTACTCTCTTTAAAAGACGAGTTGAAGTTGATTGGACCCGGccaaaattcaatttccttttttTATGATATCATTGATGAGGAAGACTTTGATTTGGACTCACTTTCAAGAAGCAATCAAAACGAAGAATTTTCTTTTACCATCCCAATATTTAAAACTGAGCCTGATGgcttgaaaattattactAAAAAGAAAGTTGAGTTTTTAAGTCGAGTTCCTGATGTTAGTATAAACCTACATCAAATTGGATCATCGCATCCAAGCAGCATATTACTTGATTGcattgataaattatcgCAACATGCATCTAAGTCAGATACTAATATTTCTCTTTTAAAATCAGATGATTCCCTTCTTCTTGCAATTAATGATTGTTTAAAGGCATCtcttaatgaatttaatcaatcatggcaaaaaaaaatgttaAAGGCGGTGTCCTTTGGAAAGGCTTATTACGATGATTATTATAATGCTGATGAATACTTAAAAACTTTGAACTACCTCAAGGTATTGAATCAGTTAGGATCATCGGAACttggaatatttttaaCTTACAACGAGCTTTTAAGTATTGGATGGGAGGAATTGATCCAAATGTTATTAAGAAGAGACTTACATTTCCTTGCATTAAAAGTGATCGATTTACTTGATTTACAGAACTTGAAAGAACTCGTGTATATCCATTGGTGCTGTTACAAGATaagaaaagaaatgaatATGTCCGATATGGAgctttttgaaataatttctaaGAAGCTAACATCAGCTATTGGTCcgaatattaaaaattcGAGAAATTATATATCTGTTGACAAGATATCGAATGTTGCCTATGAGGAAGGCCGTATCAATTTGTGCAAattattgatcaatttttcaccttCTGCAGTAAAAAAGGTAAACcagtttttgaaatttggaGAATTTGAGTTGGCGTTGATAAAGTCATTTCAGAGTGGAGATTATGATTTATGTCGTTTACTTTTACTCCATCTTCGTGATATATTATCGGTATCACAGTTTTTTAAAATTCTAAACCAAAACGAACAAAAAGGTTTAATTACTGATACTTCtaataaagaattcaaagaTAAAGGCTCATCAAAcgaatttttgtttattagCGGTGACTTAATAGGAAACTTTTGGGTGGAAAGTATTGGCAAGTTTAacaaatcatcattaaaaAAGTTTTATAAACAGGAAGACAAAACCTCGGACCTTAAACTTCTAGAAGTAAAATCATTCATATCAAAGTCAGACGTTGATGAGACAGAAAACGAAAGTTATTACGATACGTATAAGTTGCAACTATCGAAATTGACTGGTCGCACCACTAATAAGAAAAGCGCAAGAATATATCAACGTGAAATCGAAATTTTAGAGCTAAAGAAACGACTTTCGGAAACATATCAagtcaatttttttaaagaGGAATCAGTCAATCCAATTCTCataaaattaatacaaATGCATCAAATAAAGCCTGCTTTAAAAATTGTAAAAGAGTTAAAAATTCGTCAAGAGAAATTTTGGTATCTAGTGCTTGATGCGTATACCAAAAACAAGGAATTTGATAAGCTATATCAGTTTGTGTCGCACAGAAGTGATTCAAAAAGTGACAAACCTATTTTCAAGTCTCCAATAGGGTTTAAGCCGTTTGTCGAGACCTGCATGGCATATAATGGGCCTAAGGATCAGATTTCAATTTACATCAACAATTGCTCTGATATTCACTACTctgaaaaagttgaaatgTATATGCAAAATGAGGATCTAATCCTGGCTGCTAATGAAGCTTTTAAATATAAGGACATTAACCTTTTAAAGGtaattaaagaaaatgctaTGAACCTTGGTAATGGGCATGAAAATATGTTGAACGTAGTCAAGAGCTATATTACAAGATTAGgctattaa
- a CDS encoding DEHA2D13090p (similar to CA4453|CaCHL4 Candida albicans CHL4), translating into MAKNGKERQNVLPNTYIPVLPKKVLNNILSRLTRSSLLELMYIWPKLLNTQPHIDKGQNKYKQKELNKKVLREVNEIKHATSKFPKRKIIDKLLFEYWSNGLNLLQLSQVDCQLIVDRPNAYYWISSTVRDMDNKEVPVSLNPKTFLDQLAKELNLLYMTYIYVCRHPVFPLIIIRIQVFDLQPINASNNANRPHISSHRPYFLAVPMNSPHIIHSTGNDIVAKIVLQAVERNIPQNPRNLLRLETSPNQKPIRSLESMHILHGNSRFGNSLGIWTPYADATVDMLPLGPPEKHNLLQEKNESENEDDDDNDDIGLKKLKQIANLRFKGSINGKLKSEKLFDDKERAGNSRKRRTRMYDSNLNSSDDEEGTEGFKSGRNEFTSVAPIQYSEFIIKDEIKTKDKVENANPLHQNEMEEDNFSRITMKLSGLDVFAGLHEISTKTTNKTDMIIDPATIPCWLTGEEGTSCGVIKEGKFSKTL; encoded by the coding sequence ATGGCTAAGAATGGAAAAGAACGACAGAATGTGTTACCAAATACTTATATACCAGTTTTGCCTAAGAAAgtattgaataatatactCTCCCGACTCACCAGATCATCTCTTTTGGAACTAATGTATATATGGCCGAAGCTCTTGAATACACAACCACATATTGATAAGGGCCAAAACAAGTATAAGCAAAAGGAGTTGAACAAGAAAGTTTTACGAGAAgtgaatgaaattaaacATGCTACTTCGAAATTCCccaaaagaaagattattgataaattactttttgaatattggTCCAATGGGTTAAATCTACTCCAGTTATCACAAGTAGATTGCCAATTGATTGTGGATAGACCAAACGCATATTATTGGATACTGTCTACAGTAAGAGATATGGATAATAAAGAAGTACCGGTACTGCTAAATCCCAAGACTTTTCTTGATCAGTTGGCGAAGGAgttgaatttattatacaTGACGTACATCTATGTGTGTCGTCATCCAGTATTtcctttaataataatcagGATCCAAGTGTTTGATTTGCAACCAATCAATGCTTCCAATAATGCCAACAGGCCTCATATTTCTTCTCATCGGCCTTATTTTCTTGCTGTGCCGATGAATTCTCCACATATTATACATTCGACTGGAAATGATATAGTAGCTAAAATTGTGCTACAGGCtgttgaaagaaatattccTCAAAATCCTAGGAATTTACTCAGGCTTGAGACGTCGCCAAACCAAAAACCCATAAGATCATTAGAATCAATGCATATATTACACGgaaattcaagatttggTAATAGTTTAGGTATTTGGACACCTTACGCCGATGCCACAGTAGATATGTTACCATTAGGACCACCAGAGAAGCACAATCTTTTACAAGAGAAAAATGAATCAGAAAACGAAGATGACGacgataatgatgatataggcttgaaaaaattgaaacaaattGCCAACTTAAGATTCAAAGGATCTATAAATGGGAAACTTAAGTCAGAGAAGttatttgatgataagGAAAGAGCGGGGAATCTGAGAAAAAGGAGGACTCGGATGTACGACAGTAATCTCAATAGCAGcgatgacgaagaaggTACTGAAGGTTTCAAAAGTGGTAGGAATGAATTTACCTCGGTTGCTCCAATTCAATACTCTgaatttataattaaaGACGAAATCAAGACCAAGGACAAAGTAGAAAATGCGAATCCCCTACATCAAAATGAGATGGAGGAGGATAACTTCAGTCGGATAACTATGAAGTTGAGTGGATTGGACGTGTTTGCGGGCCTACACGAAATCTCTACTAAAACTACAAACAAAACTGATATGATTATAGATCCTGCTACAATTCCTTGTTGGCTTACAGGCGAAGAAGGAACCAGCTGCGGTGTTATTAAAGAAGGTAAATTTTCTAAAactttataa
- a CDS encoding DEHA2D13112p (similar to uniprot|P37838 Saccharomyces cerevisiae YPL043W NOP4 Nucleolar protein), with protein sequence MSEEEVIVPQKQEDQVLDENLDRRTLFVRSIPFEATSSELEEFFSQFVPVKHAVIVNDENQKSRGFGFVSFTLDEDTLTALVESRKSKFKGRLLRVDIAKRRERKDRTSSSVTASKERTVAAPVEKRRARLIIRNLPWSCKKPDQLKKIFSKYGAVYDAYIPKKKGGQMCGFAFVTMKKDSAAEKAVKDSVGLKIDDREVAVDLAIEKSKWEEIKEDEDEEEEEENEEEDEEEIDPSQEDEVEENDDEESDVAEDFDELNNPDSKVAEEDEEEKEEEEIPRKKNNKQEAFALFVRNIPYDATPESLEEHFEQFGPVKYALPVIDRESGLAKGSAFVAFKKEDAYLDCLDNAPSVASTSLLIADDVSPAYVYQGRILSIASAVDRESAHKLAERNVEKRKEILGKAPSEKDKRNLYLLNEGRITENSKLAQFISKTDLEMREKSYKLRVQQLNKTPSLHLSLTRLAIRNLPRAMNSKALKALGRKAVVQFATEVKEEKRQPLSKEELNRSVKHKHDIGEFETDKKKTKKLGVVKQAKVINEIKGSGEIGRSRGYGFIEFRDHKTALMGLRWLNAHEVTIPEVLEGMTDEEKKLAELEGLAKRKLIAEFAVENAEVVKRRREKTYQARNNKEDENNTEKKSFDRKRKRDDRDGGKDNKGDPRKNDKRARKGPNRKGNMNKGAKPTPNGNQTESKGPQNKSGLSDNVKNIIGIKRKRRKGKN encoded by the coding sequence ATgtctgaagaagaagtaatAGTCCCTCAGAAACAAGAGGATCAAGTTTTAGATGAAAATTTAGACAGAAGAACGTTGTTCGTGCGTTCTATCCCGTTTGAAGCCACATCTTCAGAATTAGAGGAATTTTTTTCACAATTCGTCCCAGTGAAGCATGCAGTAATTGTTAATGACGAGAACCAAAAATCAAGAGGTTTTGGGTTTGTTTCATTCACGTTAGATGAAGATACATTGACGGCATTAGTTGAATCTAGAAAGTCGAAATTTAAGGGTCGTTTATTAAGAGTTGATATTGCGAAAAGAAGAGAGCGTAAAGATAGAACAAGCAGCAGTGTCACAGCTAGTAAAGAAAGAACTGTGGCAGCACCTGTCGAAAAGAGAAGAGCTAGATTAATTATCCGTAACTTGCCTTGGTCTTGTAAGAAACCagatcaattgaagaagatttttTCTAAGTATGGTGCAGTGTACGATGCGTACATcccaaagaagaaaggtGGGCAGATGTGTGGGTTTGCATTTGTGACAATGAAAAAGGACTCTGCGGCCGAAAAGGCTGTAAAAGATTCTGTTGGATTGAAGATCGACGACAGAGAAGTCGCTGTTGATTTGGCcattgaaaaatctaaatgggaagaaatcaaagaagatgaagacgaggaagaagaagaagagaacgaagaagaagatgaagaagagatAGACCCAAGtcaagaagatgaagtcgaagaaaatgacgatgaagaatcTGATGTTGCGGAAGATTTTGACGAATTAAATAATCCTGATTCTAAGGTTGCTGAAGAAGATGAGGAAGAAAAggaggaagaagaaataccaaggaaaaagaataataaacaagaaGCATTTGCCCTTTTTGTTCGTAATATACCGTATGATGCCACACCTGAGTCCTTGGAAGAGCATTTTGAGCAATTTGGACCAGTTAAGTATGCATTGCCTGTTATTGATAGGGAAAGCGGATTAGCAAAAGGTTCTGCCTTTGTTGCGttcaaaaaagaagatgCTTACCTTGATTGTTTAGATAATGCACCATCTGTTGCTTCTACGTCATTGTTAATTGCTGATGATGTTTCTCCAGCTTATGTCTATCAGGGACGTATATTGTCCATTGCATCTGCTGTTGATAGAGAATCTGCTCATAAATTGGCTGAAAGAAATGTTGAAAAGAGAAAAGAGATATTAGGTAAGGCGCCATCTGAAAAAGATAAACGTAATTTATACTTGTTGAATGAAGGTCGTATTACCgaaaattctaaattagCTCAATTCATATCAAAAACTGATCTTGAAATGAGAGAAAAATCTTACAAGTTGAGAGTCCAACAATTAAACAAAACTCCATCATTGCATTTATCTTTGACAAGATTAGCTATTAGAAATCTTCCAAGAGCTATGAATTCAAAAGCTTTGAAAGCATTGGGTCGTAAGGCTGTTGTTCAATTTGCAACTGAAGTGAAGGAAGAAAAAAGACAACCATTATCAAAAGAGGAACTCAACCGTTCTGTTAAACATAAGCATGATATTGGAGAATTTGAAACAGATAAGAAAAAGACAAAAAAATTGGGTGTTGTTAAACAAGCTAAAGTTatcaatgaaatcaaaGGAAGTGGTGAAATTGGACGTAGTAGAGGTTATGGTTTTATCGAATTCAGAGATCATAAAACTGCATTGATGGGTTTAAGATGGTTAAATGCTCATGAAGTTACTATTCCTGAAGTTTTAGAAGGTATGAccgatgaagaaaaaaaattagcCGAGTTGGAAGGTCTTgcaaaaagaaaattaattgCTGAGTTTGCTGTTGAAAACGCTGAAGTTgtcaaaagaagaagggAAAAAACATACCAAGCTCGTAATAAcaaagaagatgaaaataatacagAGAAGAAGAGCTTCGATAGGAAGAGAAAAAGAGATGACAGGGATGGTGGTAAAGATAATAAGGGTGACCCGAGAAAGAACGATAAAAGAGCAAGAAAGGGCCCTAATAGAAAAGGTAATATGAATAAAGGTGCAAAACCTACACCTAATGGAAATCAAACCGAATCTAAAGGACCACAGAACAAATCTGGTTTATCTGATAACGTTAAGAATATCATTGGTATCAAACGTAAGAGAAGAAAGGGCAAAAACTAG
- a CDS encoding DEHA2D13134p (highly similar to uniprot|P20604 Saccharomyces cerevisiae YDL047W SIT4 Type 2A-related serine-threonine phosphatase), with translation MSERGPDQWLEQIKKCIALSESDMKQLCELVKELLMEESNIQPVQSPVTVCGDIHGQFHDLLELFRISGGLPRDDNNVSYIFLGDYVDRGYFSLETFTLLMVLKVKYPHRITLVRGNHESRQITQVYGFYEECLTKYGSTTVWKYCCQVFDFLTLAAIVDGKILCVHGGLSPEIRMLDQIRVLSRAQEVPHEGGFCDLVWSDPDNVDTWAVSPRGAGWLFGSKVSREFNHINNLGLIARAHQLVMEGFRYHFKDKDVVTVWSAPNYCYRCGNVASVMQVDEDLEPNFKIFSAVQDGDLTAKNNPNKQQRSDYFL, from the coding sequence ATGAGTGAAAGAGGACCAGATCAATGGTTGGAGCAGATCAAGAAATGTATTGCATTATCTGAGTCGGACATGAAACAATTATGCGAATTGGTGAAGGAATTGCTCATGGAAGAGTCCAATATTCAACCAGTCCAAAGTCCTGTGACGGTCTGTGGGGACATCCACGGGCAGTTTCACGATTTACTAGAGTTATTTCGTATATCAGGAGGGTTACCTAGGGATGATAACAATGTCAGCTATATATTTTTAGGTGATTACGTTGATAGAGGATATTTTTCCTTGGAAACATTCACATTATTAATGGTTTTAAAGGTGAAGTATCCACACAGAATAACATTGGTTCGTGGTAACCACGAATCAAGACAAATTACACAGGTTTACGGTTTCTACGAAGAATGTTTAACCAAGTATGGCTCTACGACAGTGTGGAAATACTGCTGCCAAGTATTTGACTTTTTAACATTGGCTGCAATTGTGGACGGTAAAATATTGTGTGTCCACGGTGGTTTATCACCCGAGATCAGAATGCTTGACCAGATCAGAGTTTTAAGTAGGGCACAAGAGGTTCCGCACGAAGGGGGGTTCTGTGACTTAGTCTGGTCTGACCCTGATAATGTGGACACATGGGCTGTATCACCTAGAGGTGCTGGATGGTTGTTCGGTTCTAAAGTCAGTCGTGAATTTAATCATATAAACAATTTAGGTTTGATTGCTAGAGCGCATCAATTAGTAATGGAAGGGTTTCGATATCATTTCAAAGATAAAGATGTGGTTACAGTTTGGTCGGCTCCAAATTATTGTTATAGATGTGGTAACGTAGCTAGTGTGATGCaagttgatgaagatttggaacCGAACTTTAAAATCTTCAGCGCCGTTCAAGATGGTGATTTAACGGCAAAGAATAATCCTAATAAACAACAAAGAAGTGATTATTTCTTATGA
- a CDS encoding DEHA2D13156p (similar to CA1768|IPF7585 Candida albicans IPF7585), which yields MLVNRVMKAASGARVTPVRCIGTRSRIYNKSLPSTPEMKSSESWAGNESSNNNSSVISRVVGMARSLQENTQPPINIAKPFTKKFNSSETYDPFDFSNDKMDIEKRERRQAVPYEKMVDPFQKAGVDPLDIYTMPEILSRFLSSTGQILPREITGCNAKNQKKLSNAIKRARTCGLLSTVHKHSRYLATRNM from the coding sequence ATGTTGGTTAATAGGGTGATGAAAGCTGCTAGCGGGGCCCGGGTTACCCCAGTGCGTTGTATTGGTACAAGAAGcagaatttataataaGTCGCTCCCATCGACACCAGAGATGAAGAGCAGTGAATCATGGGCAGGAAACGAATCgtccaataataatagctCAGTTATCAGTAGAGTCGTTGGTATGGCTAGATCATTACAGGAGAACACGCAGCCTCCAATTAACATTGCAAAGCCATTCaccaagaaattcaatCTGAGTGAAACATACGATCCATTTGATTTCTCAAACGATAAAATGGACATCGAAAAGagagaaagaagacaagCAGTGCCATATGAGAAGATGGTGGATCCGTTCCAAAAGGCTGGTGTCGATCCGTTAGACATATATACCATGCCAGAGATTTTATCGAGGTTCTTGAGCTCGACGGGCCAGATTTTACCTAGAGAAATAACTGGGTGTAACGCCAAAAACCAAAAGAAATTGTCAAACGCCATCAAAAGAGCAAGAACCTGTGGCTTGTTGTCTACGGTCCACAAGCACTCCAGATATCTTGCTACCAGAAACATGTAA
- a CDS encoding DEHA2D13178p (similar to CA0138|CaINH1 Candida albicans INH1 Inhibitor of mitochondrial ATPase), translating to MLSQLVAKRTLQSSVRQFSTARVALGTDSPNANNDAFSEREKAQENVYVKKHEAEQLKALREKLQQQKESINKLEDEINNIKK from the coding sequence ATGTTATCTCAATTAGTTGCTAAGCGTACCTTACAATCGTCCGTCAGACAATTCTCCACCGCCAGAGTTGCATTAGGTACTGATTCTCCAAATGCCAACAACGACGCATTCTCCGAAAGGGAAAAGGCTCAAGAAAACGTCTACGTCAAGAAGCATGAAGCCGAACAATTAAAAGCCTTAAGAGAAAAGttacaacaacaaaagGAAAGTATTAACAAGTTAGAGGACgaaatcaacaatatcaaGAAATAA